The region TCTTAGATatgatttgtatgaaattttttacaaattaatttgtagaaaatttctgtccaaatttAATTAACATAGTaactagaaagaaaaagtttaaTACTAGTACTAATCTCTTATCTTTTGACTTCCAATATTATAATCAGTAAAAAGTGTCAACGTTAATGTGCAACGATCGATGGTAATGAGAAGAAAGtatcttgattttctttaaaCAAGAATGAAGGAATATATCGTTGACAAACCGAAACCATGGAAGAGTATATGaaattttaatacttttttaaaagCTAAGGGTTATCCTCTTTGCTATCAAAGAATCCTCGCCCCTGGTCTAAGCAAGATCAttataaaactcattttttttaatgaaaagaggGTGTTGGGGACGGTTTTTCGTCTCCCACAAATCATTTTTAGTTAAAGGAACTCCCTTGTGAGTGGTGATCTTTTTATGCCCATCCTAAATAAGAATATAATAGAAATCCAGAGTTTAAATCGcttgaaaatgacaaaataaaagaaataaagagataAATTGATTATTTCGAAGGAATTGAGTCTCCAAATGATTAATTAGTTTGAGAGGTTAAACCTCCAAATTCCTtagacatttttgtttttatttattttattttatgaattggTCATACCCCATTTAGATTCTAGAACGCTTAAATAGAAAGTGCCATAACTtattgtgaaaaaaataaataaaataaaatacagtgCCCAATGAGAAAAACTTCAGGAtattataattatgagaatCATAATACCGTAATAAAATCAAGaagtaaatagaaaatattagtTTCCTCTCTATTGACAATTGAAATATGATACTTTTACAATTTTCGTACAATTATTGtataactctaacaactttttttaagatcaactattAGATATTTAGGACTCACACGTAGAAAAATAgatctaatggttaattttaaaaaaaaattgttggagttaTACTAAAGTTGTGTCAAGatttgtacaacaatcatttctcattgaCAATTAGATCCAATAATTAGCTACCTTGTACGCTATGTTGTCTCTCATACCTAAgcactttttttcttcctctcgtTTCAGTCGGCTCAAGGAGGAGGGAAGGACCTCATCTCTCCCctcctctcttcctcctcttttcttatatatatatatatatatataaaactttgtGTTTATGTTGCCATTTTGCTAGAGGTTTATTTAATCCTCCTCACCTCTCATGAGGTTTTATCCATCGTTCTGTACAACTTATCCCGCCTAGAATCACAACCTCAACGTCTTTGCTTCTCCACCGAGCTGGTCTCTTTATTCTCTATGTTCGCCATCTTCTCCCCCGGCGTCGGTGGGCGGTTTTGTCCAAGTCATTAGATCTGGTTTTTTAAAAGCTAGATAAACATTCCCCCGATGGTCCCTACCTCCCACGCGCCACTCCACCTCACTCACCAGCGTTCCAGATCCTTGACGCCACCGAGTTGTGTCTTCTTCCGCCTTTCACGCGCCGGAACACGAATCTCATGCGCCGACGTCGGGTCTCTTGCTCTCCTCGGCTTTGCCAGATGCCGAAGTTGCTGTtctttaggatattttgttgtttatttgtttatgtaATTTTATGCTACATGGGTTATTGTTTCCCTTTAGGAGAGACTCTTGTATTTGGATTTATGTTGGTTCCTCTCTATTCTGCAGTCTCAGATTCGAACTCTAAAAATGCTTTTACCACTTTAGCATCTTTCCAGTGATTATTTCTAAGTAAAGGGTACATATAAACTTACCTTAATTTGTTCAATTTTAGCTTTTGTAACCACATTGTGCAACTCATTGAGATGATTGAGTTACTTGTTTAACCAATTTTCTGCCATTTATAGTTATTTCAACACTGTTTTAGTTTGGTTTGTGTTTATTGTTGGGAGTCCACCTCTTTTTCGTATATGAGATTGTCCACTTCTTCCTTTCGGATCAAAAGTAGGATGAATCCTCTCATGTAAcctttttcttattcaattttattttattttaattttaaaaaaaagaagtgttGGTAAGAGTCACTGGAGTGCAAATACCTCTAGTCCTCTATGCACAATTTAACCAAAGAGTAACAATAAAattcacatttttatcttataaacATCCCACATTGTTGATGTGATTATTCaatcaatttttgaatttttcttttaacaatgactaatcCAATGATTAGATAAGACTTTGCtaaaagatttataaaataaaaatgtaatttctaacattacttttGACAAAATCGGTCATTTCGAATCTCATTATTACGTTTGGTacatggaatgactattctatgaaaaaaaaaaaaaatttatttttttgaaaataaaagaacatgAAATGAAATAACATTATAATAGTCATTCTCATTGCATATGAGAGAATGACTTTTATAAGTGTTAGATTCTTTTTATTTACTCACCACCAAGATTATTTTATTCTacattttttcatttctaataaaatttatttttaataaaatagtcattGTAATTTAAATGTTAAACTCCTTGCTGCCCTAATCCTTAACCCCGTCCCTCTTTCTTTGCtaagaaagaagcaaaaggaTTGAACTTTTCCACGAGGCCCAATCATGTACGTCTAGTCATTGGGCCTACTTTCCAAAGCAAATCATGGCCCGCCCCACTAAGCCAGCAGGGCCAAATGGCAAAACCACCCTTAATCATTCCACTTAATCACGCTTATATCCTTATCAGAAAACAAGGAGCAACGAACGCAGACACTTCATTTATCGTCGACCACCATGGCTTTAGCCGTTACGGTGTCGTTCTCCGTGGGCGCACGATTACTGCACCTACCGCGCACGTTAGCACCACTCACCACACCATTCAGACCAACATGGTTCTTCTCTAAAATGGGTTCTAATCATCTGCAGCTGGGCACCAGTGTACCCGCAAGAAAGCTCGTGGTTCGAGCTGCTAGAACCGAGTCCGAAGGGGTCTCCTTGGGCTTCAGAGCTCCCCATTTTGAGGTCCTTCCTTTTAGTCATTGTTAAATGAGTACTGGGTATTTGCAGACTTCTCCAAATTTGGGTTGCAATTTGATCCTTGTTTTGTTTACTTATTTTAttcatgtatttatttatttatttttgtgtatttttggtTGGTTTAGCTTCCAGAGCCACGTACTGGGAAAGTGTGGAAATTGGAGGATTTTGAACCGTATCCTGCTTTACTGGTAAGGTGTCACATTGTTTTTGCTATATTTTGTTTTCCTGTTGCTATTGTATATTGCCCTTTTAAGTTGATGAGTTTGATTGTTGTTACTTGTTGTATTCTTGGCATTTAATTTTTGCTTAACATTGTTATCAAATCTTCTTTGTGAGGTTCGCTGAATGAGATGTGTGTGAGGTTTCGACTACGCTTCATTTGAATCCATGGATAGATGGGTGTGGATACTGGAATCTTATGTCATgttatgcctttttttttttttttttttttttttttttttttttttttttttttttttttccaatcatTCAACCGTTATCTGAGTACTTGTATTTGGCTTATCAAGCAAAGTAGTggagattatttatttttgtttattttatggATGAATCAAATATTTCATCCCAAAAGAGAGATATTAAAAGACTTATTACCTGTAAAatcccaaaagaaagaaattaaaaggctTATTAGGCTTAACAGACACAACAATGCAATGGGATACAATTCATATCAGAAAAACCAAGTTACAGACAATTAAACTGCAGACCAGCAGCAAAATATTTTGCTAGACTAGAGAACATTGAATTCATATTCAACAACAAATGAACACCACCAACCAAATCAGGTCCTCAGATTGTCTGCAAAACGCTGAAACAGCCACTCCTTAATGCATTCTAAAATTTCTTGTCAATGAGCTCTAGCTCAAATAgcaaccccccctccccctctccaTCCCACGTGCCAACACCTGCATGCATGAGATAAAATTGAGGTTTGTGGTTTTGGGTTCAAGAACCTGTGCATGTGTAACTTACcaaacagaaaaaaagaaaagggtagaaagagaaaaactttCTATGCAAATATGGTAGAAAAAGCTGCCCTAGCCTAATTAGAATGAAAAGTGATCATCTTTCCTCGCCGAAATTTAATGGCCCAAGACAGCTCTGGTTTCCAATCACTACAAATTCTAGAATTATCACGCAAGTTTAAGATTCTCAACCTAGCTTTCCTTGTGAAGCAACAATCACAATATAGATTATTTCCGAGATTATTCTATCTTGGGTACAAACAGTGGACTAAGATTGATAGTTTTGTTTGGTTTGCTAAACTTTAGACACCATTACTagttctatataaaaaaaaaggaaacaccATTGTGAGTTCAGGAGAGAGGTGGGAATTTTAAATATGTTATGTAAGGTCACTAAAGTGAAAGAAGGTATGCAATGATGAAAAAGGAATTGATAGGTTCTGTTAGAGGTTGACTCAGAAACAGCAGTTTATAAGCTCGCAAAACTCCTTCCTCTGCAGACCCTTACAGAGGACTTGTCGAAGCTTGCAGGGAGATGATTAATAGGGACTGGTTCTTTAGAACAACCCATATTCACAGAGCAGGCAGCCACTGCGCTATTGAACATGAGGGACCTCAAACAAAGAGGAATTGGCTAGAGTCAGATATATGAGGGGCTTAAATTGATGGTTCCTAATAAACATGACTAAACTGATGAATACTTGCTTTGGCTTGGCTCAGCTAGTTTACATATGTATTAAATAATCAAATTCGGGATGCAAGTAAGATATATCTAAACCCTATCCAAGAAGCACTTAGTGACCagataaaattaagaaaagtcACTTTACTGAATAAAATGGTAGAAAATTTAAGGGTTAGCTGTTGAGGCGACTAATTGAATGTTTGATTtccatggatttttttttttttttgaccggGATATTTATGAGAAGTTAAATGTTAGTGTCATGTAAAGGATCAACAGTAGCTGCTGTTGGGCTGTGTTATACACCCTTTATTGTGACAATACATGCCCATAAATCAGTTAGGTCTTTATGGTGGGGAAAATGAATTGTGTAATTTGCATTAATATGCGACTTATGGCCAGATATTATGACCAGCTTGGCCTTATGGACCCACAAAGCATGAGTACTACAACTATGGCCAGTCCTTATCTAGGAAGTTTTCCTAAGTAGTACTTTTGTgttgaaaaagaaataacagGAAGTGCCCTTTTCTCTCTTTAGGTACAATAATATGAGCAATGTTAATACTGATTCTATCGGAGTTGTGGTGCAGGTTATGTTTATTTGCAATCATTGCCCATTTGTTAAACACTTGAAAAAAGATATTGTGAAGCTTGCAAATTTTTATATGAAGGTATTTGACATCTCTCAATTGCTTCCCTTTCCAGTTGCACTCGGAACTTGGATAAGTAATTGACCATACATGAGTAACTTATTCATTTGCTATTGTATCTTGCTGCAGAAAGGACTTGCAGTTGTTGCAATATCTTCAAATTCTGTAGTTACTCACCCACAGGTCCTAATAACTATAtaatttggtattagagctgtGTTGAAGCTATTTTGTGATATGTCCAACACGAACTCTTCCTCACAGGATGGACCGCAATTCATGGCGGAAGAAGCTAAACAATTTAACTATCCTTTCCCCTATTTATATGATGAGGTACGCTACCGTCAATCTCAACCTTATCCTTATTTTCAGCTTCCTTCTCTAATCACATGCGAATGCCTCTGATCATATATTTTTAGATTC is a window of Alnus glutinosa chromosome 4, dhAlnGlut1.1, whole genome shotgun sequence DNA encoding:
- the LOC133866813 gene encoding uncharacterized protein LOC133866813 translates to MALAVTVSFSVGARLLHLPRTLAPLTTPFRPTWFFSKMGSNHLQLGTSVPARKLVVRAARTESEGVSLGFRAPHFELPEPRTGKVWKLEDFEPYPALLVMFICNHCPFVKHLKKDIVKLANFYMKKGLAVVAISSNSVVTHPQDGPQFMAEEAKQFNYPFPYLYDESQDVAREFGAVCTPEFFLFKKDGRRPYELVYHGQFDGSRPSTNVPVTGRDLSVAIDCVLSSQPVPTVQKPSVGCSIKWHPGTNL